A stretch of DNA from Hydrogenophaga sp. SL48:
ACGCCCGCGGCGTCGGCCGGGGCCAGCGCGGCCTCCAGCTCGAAGCCGGAGAGATCAACCACCTCCAGCACGCGCGCGTCCAGCGCCACCCGCTCGCCGTTCTGCGCCAGCCGCGCCGATACCTGGCCACTCAGCGGCGAGCGCAGCGTGGTGTCGCCCAGTGTCTTGCGCGCGATGTCCAGCGCCGCCATGGCGGCCATGTGGTTGGCCTCGGCCGCCGCCAGGCTGGACGACGAGGTCTCCAGCGCGGTGGCCGAGATGAAACCCTGCTTCACCAGCGACTGGTTGTTGTCCTGCGTGCGGCGGGCGATGGTCACCTGGGCCTGTGCCGATTTGGCCTGCTGCTCGGCCTGGCGCACCCGCGCCTGCGCCTCGGTGCTGTCGATGCGCGCGACCACTTCGCCCGCCCGCACCGTCTCGCCTTCGCGCTTGCTCAGGCCCTGCAGCTCGCCCGCGACCCTGGCCTTGATGGCGGCCGTCTGCAGCGCCCTGAGCGAGCCCGAGACCGCCACCGACTGCGCCAGGTCCAGCTGCTGCACCACCGCCACGTCCTGAGGCGAGAGCTGGTAGACCGGGGCCTGCTGCGCGGCCACCGCCGCCGCGCTGGCCGCGTCGTTGCGTGCCTGGCGCTGCTTCAGCGCGCGCCCGACGCCCAGGGCGATGGCCAGCACCAGCAGGCCCAGCAACAACCACTTGATCCAGGCGGAACGCGACGAGGGGCTCATGGGGGGGACGTTTCAGGTGAAGAAGGGGGGCGGAGCAGCAT
This window harbors:
- a CDS encoding efflux RND transporter periplasmic adaptor subunit, giving the protein MSPSSRSAWIKWLLLGLLVLAIALGVGRALKQRQARNDAASAAAVAAQQAPVYQLSPQDVAVVQQLDLAQSVAVSGSLRALQTAAIKARVAGELQGLSKREGETVRAGEVVARIDSTEAQARVRQAEQQAKSAQAQVTIARRTQDNNQSLVKQGFISATALETSSSSLAAAEANHMAAMAALDIARKTLGDTTLRSPLSGQVSARLAQNGERVALDARVLEVVDLSGFELEAALAPADAAGVIAGQKARLTVEGLAAPVDAAVARINPSVQAGSRSVLIYLRVPAAAGMRQGLFAQGEIVTGRLNAPAVPLSAVRNDKPQPYLQVVQNGKVAHVPVTVERQGVLNGEPMLIVDGVKAAPVGTQLLRAQAGLIREGTEVQLATPAAGSAPPAASN